GCGCCCGAGGTGCTCCGCCGGGAGGTCTTCCGCGGGCTTCCGCCGTATCACCGGAGCCGGTTCCCCCAGTTGGAAGGACCCGCATCGCCTTCCCACGCCTCGCCGGTCCTGACCGCTCTGGCGGAGCGGCGCATCCGCGAGGCCACGCGCTGAGCGGAGCTGCTCGGGCGGCCCCATCCCGACGCGGAAACACCGCATCCCAACGGTGGACCTCCCCCAGCCGCCAACCGCCTGAATCCACGACGCCGGCCTCATGGCCAGGACCGTGCACAGGGCCGTGTGTCCCTTCGACTTCCTGGAGTCCCGGATGCAGACGAACCCCGTCAGGTCCCCTGGTGCCACCGCGAAGAAGTCCGCGCGCCCGTTCCGTCTCGGCGCGCGGCGGCTGACGCGCACCCATCTGTTGCTGGGACAGCGCCCCCAGGTGGCGCGGTGGGGGACGGAGCTCCTTCGCGATGTGAGCGCGGCGCTGTCGCGGGACGTGGGCGCGGCGGTGGAGGTAGAGGGGCACCTGGTGGACGCGGCGGTCCATCCGGAGCGGGAGCTGGAGTTGGGAGCGGTGTTCGCGCTGGTGGAGCTGTCGGCGGTAGGGGGGACCGCCATCGTGGAGCTGGAGGTACCGCTCGTCTTCGCGGCCCTGTCGAGGCTGGCGGGGACGGGGATGCGTCCAGCGCCGGTGGCGGAGCTGACGCGGCTGGAGGAGTCCACGCTGGTGTACCTGGTGCTATCCGCTTTGGCCGCGATGCGCGGGCACGGAGCGTGGGTGGGAAGGCTCGGCCCCCGGCTGTCCGCGGTGTCGATGCGCCGAAGCGACGTGGTGACGCGGGTGGATGCGCGGCAGCCCTATGTGGCGGTGTCCCTGACGGCGAGCGTGGAGGGAGTGAAGGCGGGAGGCCGGGTGCTCCTGCCCGCGCGGGCCGTGCAGAGCGCGTTTCAAGAGCTGCCCATGGAGCAGGAGGGGGACGCCGCTGCCCGGGTGCTGGCGGCGTCGGTGCCCGCGCGGTGCCTCATGGGGCGCAGCCCCTTGCAGGCCTCGGCCGTGGACGCGCTGTCCGCTGGAGATGTCGTGCTCTTCGAGGACGTGCGGCTTCGGGATGGCCGCCTCGAGGGCAAGGGCCGGTTGCTCACCCGGGGCTTCGCGCTCCGGGGCGAGTTTCGCGGGGAAGGCTTTTCGACCGGGAGCGTGCATCCACACGCGGCCCGACTGGAGTCGGACATGGTGGCGACGAACAAGCGGAGCGAGGCGATGCCCCCGCTTCCGGTGGACGTGGAGATTGAACTGACGCGGGTGCTCTTGCCGCTGTCGGAGCTGGCGGCACTG
This window of the Corallococcus silvisoli genome carries:
- the sctQ gene encoding type III secretion system cytoplasmic ring protein SctQ encodes the protein MQTNPVRSPGATAKKSARPFRLGARRLTRTHLLLGQRPQVARWGTELLRDVSAALSRDVGAAVEVEGHLVDAAVHPERELELGAVFALVELSAVGGTAIVELEVPLVFAALSRLAGTGMRPAPVAELTRLEESTLVYLVLSALAAMRGHGAWVGRLGPRLSAVSMRRSDVVTRVDARQPYVAVSLTASVEGVKAGGRVLLPARAVQSAFQELPMEQEGDAAARVLAASVPARCLMGRSPLQASAVDALSAGDVVLFEDVRLRDGRLEGKGRLLTRGFALRGEFRGEGFSTGSVHPHAARLESDMVATNKRSEAMPPLPVDVEIELTRVLLPLSELAALKPGTLLPLRVNASSPVLLRVGDRVVARAELVEIEGEVGARILALLP